A stretch of the Thermococcus sp. genome encodes the following:
- a CDS encoding family 4A encapsulin nanocompartment shell protein, producing the protein MRGDLIRVLSSVEEKANELKLDGYEPDVVLVGKKAYEFIREQLNEEFGDEEEVFELSGLKIRVVEELDGDAVVIDSRAIGLGLGGAKRLKVVL; encoded by the coding sequence ATGCGCGGTGACCTGATAAGGGTTCTCAGCTCGGTTGAGGAGAAGGCCAACGAGCTGAAGCTCGACGGCTACGAACCTGATGTCGTGCTCGTGGGCAAGAAAGCCTACGAGTTCATAAGGGAGCAGCTCAACGAGGAGTTTGGGGACGAGGAGGAGGTTTTCGAGCTCTCGGGGCTCAAGATACGTGTGGTCGAGGAGCTCGATGGGGATGCCGTCGTCATAGACAGCAGGGCCATCGGCCTGGGCCTGGGAGGGGCAAAGCGCCTCAAGGTCGTCCTATGA
- a CDS encoding PspC domain-containing protein, with translation MAKELKRSRENRILLGVLGGIAEHLNVDPTLVRLIFVVLLVFNPVAMTLLYFLAALVIPEDETDTEEPLSERIDDLIDETGERLGEVFSGNENSRAIALLLILLGAILLAGPFMPFLLPALDFRTLLAVVFLVIGIILLTRGD, from the coding sequence ATGGCGAAGGAACTCAAGCGCTCCAGAGAGAACAGAATCCTCCTCGGTGTTCTCGGTGGGATAGCCGAGCATCTCAACGTTGACCCCACCCTCGTAAGGCTGATATTCGTGGTTCTCCTGGTGTTCAACCCGGTGGCTATGACGTTGCTCTACTTCCTCGCGGCCCTGGTGATACCCGAGGATGAAACGGACACGGAAGAGCCCCTCTCCGAGAGAATCGACGACCTGATAGACGAGACGGGGGAGAGACTGGGGGAGGTGTTTTCGGGCAACGAAAACTCCAGGGCAATAGCCCTCCTGCTGATACTGCTGGGTGCAATACTGCTGGCCGGGCCGTTCATGCCATTTCTCCTGCCCGCCCTTGATTTCAGGACGTTGCTCGCGGTCGTGTTCCTGGTAATCGGCATAATCCTCCTCACGAGGGGTGATTGA
- a CDS encoding hydroxymethylglutaryl-CoA synthase produces MKKLLKPRREVGIVGYGAYVPMYRIKAEEIGRVWGVSSFPIQEKAVPGLDEDALTIGIEAARNALKRAGIDPRLIRAVWFGSESKPYAVKPTGTVIAEAIGATPDVSTADFEFACKAGTEALQTAIGFVGSEMADYAMAIGADTAQGRPGDHLEFTAGAGGAAFIVGPKSSETVAYFEGSYSYVTDTPDFWRRQHEHYPRHGNRFTGEPAYFHHIVNAAKTLMEELGLTVNDFDYAVFHQPNVKFPLTVAKILGIPKEKVLPGLLTGIIGNTYSGATMVGVSAVLDIAKPGDRILWVSFGSGAGSDAFSVVVQDAIEEKRDLAPTTMDYVNRKKYIDYALYAKARRKFIM; encoded by the coding sequence ATGAAAAAGCTCCTGAAGCCAAGGCGCGAAGTCGGCATTGTCGGCTACGGTGCCTACGTCCCGATGTATAGAATCAAGGCGGAAGAGATAGGAAGGGTCTGGGGAGTTTCCAGCTTTCCGATACAGGAGAAGGCCGTTCCCGGTCTCGATGAGGATGCGCTCACGATAGGAATCGAAGCCGCGAGAAACGCCCTTAAGAGGGCAGGGATAGACCCGAGGCTTATCCGCGCCGTCTGGTTCGGAAGTGAGAGCAAGCCCTACGCGGTCAAGCCGACCGGTACCGTCATAGCGGAGGCAATAGGCGCGACCCCGGATGTAAGCACGGCCGACTTTGAGTTCGCCTGTAAGGCCGGAACCGAGGCGCTTCAGACCGCAATAGGCTTTGTCGGCTCGGAGATGGCCGACTACGCGATGGCCATTGGGGCGGATACGGCACAGGGAAGGCCCGGCGACCACCTTGAGTTCACCGCGGGAGCGGGTGGAGCCGCCTTCATAGTCGGCCCCAAGAGTTCCGAAACGGTTGCTTACTTCGAGGGCAGCTACTCCTACGTTACCGATACGCCGGACTTCTGGAGGCGCCAGCACGAGCATTACCCGAGGCACGGAAACAGGTTCACCGGCGAGCCGGCCTACTTCCACCACATAGTCAACGCCGCCAAGACCCTCATGGAGGAGCTCGGTCTGACCGTCAACGACTTCGACTACGCCGTCTTCCACCAGCCGAACGTCAAGTTCCCGCTCACCGTTGCCAAAATCCTCGGCATTCCGAAAGAGAAGGTTCTCCCCGGTCTGCTCACCGGGATCATAGGGAACACCTACAGCGGTGCAACGATGGTCGGTGTCTCTGCCGTTCTCGACATAGCCAAGCCCGGCGACAGGATCCTGTGGGTTTCCTTCGGTTCCGGGGCCGGAAGCGACGCCTTCAGCGTTGTTGTTCAGGACGCCATCGAGGAGAAGAGGGATCTGGCACCTACGACCATGGACTACGTGAACAGGAAGAAGTACATCGACTACGCCCTCTACGCGAAGGCGAGGAGAAAGTTCATCATGTGA
- a CDS encoding OsmC family protein: protein MTDEIRGRVKWVENTQFIGKMDTDQCSIILGDGGISPMKLLLLSVAGCTAYDVVIILQKMREPIEGLEVEISGERREEHPRIYRKVHLHYKIYGNVSEEKARRAIELSQDKYCSASAHVKLSGAEVTYSFEIVRG, encoded by the coding sequence ATGACAGATGAGATCAGGGGACGCGTCAAGTGGGTCGAGAACACGCAGTTCATCGGGAAGATGGATACGGACCAGTGCTCGATAATTCTCGGGGACGGCGGCATAAGCCCCATGAAGCTCCTTCTCCTGAGCGTCGCCGGATGCACCGCCTACGACGTCGTCATTATACTCCAGAAGATGCGCGAGCCGATTGAAGGGCTGGAGGTGGAGATAAGCGGTGAGAGACGCGAGGAACATCCCCGCATATACAGGAAAGTCCACCTTCACTACAAAATCTACGGCAACGTGAGTGAGGAGAAGGCCAGACGCGCCATAGAGCTGAGCCAGGACAAGTACTGCTCGGCCAGCGCGCACGTGAAGCTCAGCGGTGCGGAGGTCACATACTCCTTCGAGATAGTCAGAGGTTAG
- a CDS encoding fibrillarin-like rRNA/tRNA 2'-O-methyltransferase, with translation MRIKRHKFPGVYVFVDEDGSEKIATRNLVPGQKVYGERLIKSEGEEYRVWNPRRSKLAAAILNGLKNFPIKPGSKVLYLGVASGTTASHVSDIVGWEGKVFGVEFSPRVLRELVPLVDERRNIVPILGDATKPEGYRALVPKVDVIFEDVAQPTQAKILIDNARVYLKSGGYGMISVKSRSIDVTKEPEQVFKEVEKELSEYFEVVERLSLEPYEKDHALFVVRKP, from the coding sequence ATGAGGATTAAGAGGCACAAGTTTCCGGGCGTTTACGTCTTCGTTGATGAGGACGGTAGCGAGAAGATAGCCACCAGGAACCTCGTTCCGGGCCAGAAGGTCTACGGCGAGAGGCTGATCAAGTCCGAGGGCGAGGAGTACAGGGTCTGGAACCCGAGGCGCTCGAAGCTCGCCGCGGCAATACTCAACGGCCTCAAGAACTTCCCGATAAAGCCAGGCTCAAAGGTTCTCTACCTCGGAGTCGCGAGCGGAACGACCGCCAGCCATGTCAGCGACATAGTGGGCTGGGAAGGAAAGGTCTTCGGCGTGGAGTTCTCACCACGCGTCCTGAGGGAGCTCGTCCCACTGGTTGATGAGCGCAGGAACATCGTGCCGATACTCGGCGACGCCACCAAGCCCGAGGGCTACCGCGCGCTCGTGCCGAAGGTCGACGTCATCTTCGAGGACGTTGCCCAGCCGACCCAGGCGAAGATACTCATAGACAACGCCAGGGTTTACCTCAAGAGCGGCGGCTACGGCATGATAAGCGTTAAGAGCAGGAGCATCGACGTCACGAAGGAGCCGGAGCAGGTCTTCAAGGAGGTCGAGAAGGAGCTCTCCGAGTACTTCGAGGTCGTCGAGAGGCTTTCGCTTGAGCCCTACGAGAAGGACCACGCGCTGTTCGTCGTCAGGAAACCGTGA
- a CDS encoding C/D box methylation guide ribonucleoprotein complex aNOP56 subunit (functions along with aFIB and aL7a; guides 2'-O-methylation of ribose to specific sites in RNAs): MKAYLAENVRGIYAFDESGNLIDQRVFSGRPEASLDRLLKGEPSDELISFLDELRERGYDEFVLEDSELSRNLKELGYNTSAEFPNVAGEKLRSSPEEFLGEGWFEEYYSVGVALTRLRIQEQSGARDKMIIQAIESLDDIDKVINLLVSRLREWYSLHFPELDEILPKHQQYVAFVKAVGPRENVSEEKLKSLGLPEGKIEKIIKAAETSMGAPLGKFDADIIMKLASEISDLYKLREQIEDYLEMAMDEVAPNLKALVGAKLGARLLSLAGGLKELAMMPASTIQVLGAEKALFRHLRSGAKPPKHGVIFQYPAINRSPWWQRGKIARALAGKLAIAARVDYFSGEYIAEELKQEIEQRIQEIKQKYPNPPKRKAKPEKKKKKKFKGKEKRGKGFGGKKKEKAGKGKKGEKGGKKKKKGKR; encoded by the coding sequence ATGAAAGCGTACCTTGCCGAGAACGTCAGGGGCATATACGCCTTTGACGAGAGCGGTAATCTCATTGATCAGAGGGTCTTCTCAGGAAGGCCGGAAGCGAGCCTCGACAGGCTTTTGAAGGGTGAGCCAAGCGACGAGCTGATATCTTTCCTTGACGAACTCCGGGAGAGGGGCTACGATGAGTTCGTTCTGGAGGACTCCGAGCTGAGCCGGAACTTGAAGGAGCTCGGCTACAACACCTCCGCCGAGTTCCCGAACGTCGCCGGGGAAAAGCTCCGCTCCAGCCCGGAAGAGTTCCTTGGCGAGGGCTGGTTCGAGGAATACTACTCAGTGGGCGTCGCTCTAACGAGGCTCCGCATACAGGAGCAGAGCGGGGCAAGGGACAAGATGATAATCCAGGCCATCGAGTCCCTCGACGATATCGACAAGGTGATCAACCTCCTCGTTTCACGCCTCAGGGAGTGGTACAGCCTGCACTTCCCGGAGCTGGACGAAATCCTCCCCAAGCACCAGCAGTACGTTGCCTTCGTCAAGGCAGTCGGCCCGAGGGAGAACGTCAGTGAGGAGAAGCTCAAGAGCCTTGGCCTCCCCGAGGGCAAGATCGAGAAGATTATAAAGGCCGCGGAGACCTCGATGGGCGCTCCCCTCGGAAAGTTCGATGCCGACATAATCATGAAGCTGGCCAGCGAGATAAGTGACCTCTACAAGCTCAGGGAGCAGATTGAGGACTACCTTGAGATGGCCATGGACGAGGTTGCCCCGAACCTGAAAGCTTTAGTCGGTGCGAAGCTCGGCGCCAGGCTGCTCAGCCTCGCTGGAGGCCTCAAGGAGCTCGCCATGATGCCGGCCTCGACCATACAGGTTCTCGGTGCCGAGAAGGCGCTCTTCAGGCACCTGAGGAGCGGTGCAAAGCCTCCGAAGCATGGCGTCATCTTCCAGTATCCGGCAATAAACCGCTCGCCGTGGTGGCAGAGGGGTAAGATAGCGAGGGCCTTGGCCGGAAAGCTCGCCATAGCTGCCAGAGTTGACTACTTCTCAGGTGAATACATAGCCGAGGAGCTGAAGCAGGAGATAGAGCAGCGCATCCAGGAGATAAAGCAGAAGTACCCGAACCCGCCCAAGAGGAAGGCCAAGCCTGAAAAGAAGAAAAAGAAGAAGTTCAAGGGCAAGGAGAAGAGGGGCAAGGGCTTCGGTGGAAAGAAGAAGGAAAAGGCAGGAAAGGGCAAGAAGGGCGAGAAAGGTGGAAAGAAAAAGAAGAAGGGCAAGAGGTGA
- the snatA gene encoding neutral amino acid NAAT transporter SnatA, with protein MIELVKYFVILYGGLFAITNPVGAVPVFLGVTHDLSRGERHEIATKTAITVALTLITFALIGQWIFRFFGSSTDAFAIAGGILLFKMAMEMLSGKLSTVKISREETEEFSEEVVTLEEVAVIPLAIPLISGPGAITTVMIYMAKSPSIPAKATVIASIVAIAVTVWLVLCSANGIKARLGRVGIKVMTRMMGLILTSMAVQMIINGIKGAFGL; from the coding sequence GTGATAGAGCTGGTCAAGTACTTCGTGATACTCTACGGAGGGCTGTTCGCAATAACCAACCCGGTCGGTGCGGTTCCGGTTTTCCTGGGGGTTACCCACGACCTCTCAAGGGGCGAAAGGCACGAGATAGCCACCAAGACCGCCATCACAGTTGCCCTGACCCTGATAACATTTGCACTCATCGGCCAGTGGATATTCCGGTTCTTCGGGTCGAGCACAGACGCCTTTGCGATAGCGGGCGGGATACTCCTTTTCAAGATGGCGATGGAGATGCTCTCTGGAAAGCTCTCAACGGTTAAGATAAGCAGGGAGGAAACCGAGGAGTTCAGCGAGGAGGTCGTGACTCTGGAGGAGGTCGCCGTGATTCCGCTGGCGATTCCCCTTATCTCGGGCCCCGGAGCCATAACCACTGTGATGATATACATGGCCAAAAGTCCCTCCATCCCGGCAAAGGCCACTGTCATAGCCAGCATCGTGGCGATAGCGGTGACGGTCTGGCTCGTCCTGTGCTCCGCCAACGGGATAAAGGCGAGACTGGGACGGGTCGGCATCAAGGTGATGACGAGGATGATGGGCCTCATACTGACCTCAATGGCGGTGCAGATGATAATCAACGGGATAAAGGGGGCGTTTGGGCTCTGA
- a CDS encoding ribose 1,5-bisphosphate isomerase: protein MAVVKEVLEIAEEIKNMEIRGAGKIARSAAYALQLQAEKSRATNVDDFWNEMKQAAKILYETRPTAVSLPNALRYVMHRGKVAYAGGADLDQLKFIVINAAKEFIHNSEKAIERIGEMGAKRIEDGDVIMTHCHSKAAISVMKTAWEQGKDIKVIVTETRPKWQGKLTAKELASYGIPVIYVVDSAARHYMKMTDKVVMGADSITVNGAVINKIGTALIALTAKEHRIWTMIAAETYKFHPETMLGQLVEIEMRDPYEVIPKEELETWPKNIEVWNPAFDVTPPEYIDVIITERGIIPPSAAIDILKEEFGWALKYTEPWED, encoded by the coding sequence ATGGCGGTAGTGAAGGAAGTGCTTGAGATAGCCGAGGAGATAAAGAACATGGAGATCAGGGGGGCAGGCAAAATCGCCCGCTCGGCGGCGTACGCCCTCCAGCTCCAGGCCGAGAAGAGCAGGGCAACGAACGTGGACGATTTCTGGAACGAGATGAAGCAGGCGGCGAAGATACTCTACGAGACCCGGCCAACTGCAGTTTCCCTTCCAAACGCGCTCCGCTACGTCATGCACCGCGGTAAAGTGGCGTACGCCGGAGGCGCCGACCTCGACCAGCTGAAGTTCATAGTCATAAACGCCGCGAAGGAGTTCATCCACAACTCCGAGAAGGCCATAGAGAGGATAGGCGAGATGGGGGCGAAGAGAATAGAGGACGGCGACGTCATAATGACGCACTGCCACAGCAAGGCCGCTATAAGCGTCATGAAGACCGCCTGGGAGCAGGGGAAGGACATTAAGGTCATAGTCACGGAGACAAGGCCCAAGTGGCAGGGCAAGCTCACCGCGAAGGAGCTGGCCAGCTACGGCATCCCGGTCATCTACGTCGTCGACAGCGCCGCGAGGCACTACATGAAGATGACGGACAAGGTGGTCATGGGTGCGGACAGCATCACCGTCAACGGTGCGGTCATAAACAAGATTGGGACGGCCTTAATAGCACTCACCGCAAAGGAGCACAGGATCTGGACCATGATCGCTGCCGAGACCTACAAGTTCCACCCCGAGACGATGCTCGGCCAGCTGGTCGAGATAGAGATGCGCGACCCCTACGAGGTCATCCCCAAGGAAGAGCTTGAAACCTGGCCGAAGAACATAGAGGTCTGGAACCCGGCGTTCGACGTTACTCCCCCGGAGTACATCGACGTCATCATAACCGAGCGCGGAATAATCCCGCCGAGCGCCGCTATTGACATCCTCAAGGAGGAGTTCGGCTGGGCCCTCAAGTACACCGAGCCCTGGGAGGACTGA
- a CDS encoding radical SAM protein: MYIRPFDPWKAKLCTCPFKYTLNIYTGCDHACVYCYITAYIPNAFRVRTKEGLLPKLERELRKFDRRYIVALSYSSDPYPTVERELGITRSVLKLFKRHDVRCLLLTKSDIFVRDLDVLSELKCAVGITVTTVDERKAKLLEPNAPSPGARIKALKQAKEEGIPVYARIDPIIPFYTWEDFDETLEALDFVDHITVSTLKLRPDSKRRMFAKFPELMEKLWPLYERGERIGGYHYLPREVRFGILREAEGKILERGITFGSCREGYRSYPSCDGSHLVPL; this comes from the coding sequence ATGTACATCCGTCCCTTCGACCCCTGGAAGGCGAAGCTCTGCACCTGCCCCTTCAAGTACACGCTGAACATCTACACCGGCTGCGACCATGCCTGCGTTTACTGCTACATAACGGCATACATCCCCAACGCCTTCAGGGTGAGGACCAAGGAAGGCCTCCTGCCGAAGCTGGAGCGGGAGCTGAGAAAGTTCGACAGGAGGTATATCGTAGCCCTCTCCTACTCCTCTGACCCCTACCCAACGGTCGAGCGTGAACTGGGCATAACCCGGAGCGTCCTTAAGCTCTTCAAACGCCACGACGTCCGCTGTCTGCTCCTCACGAAGTCGGACATATTCGTGCGTGACCTGGACGTTCTAAGCGAGCTGAAGTGCGCCGTTGGGATAACCGTGACCACAGTGGATGAACGGAAGGCGAAGTTGCTGGAGCCAAACGCCCCGTCGCCGGGGGCGAGGATTAAGGCCCTGAAACAGGCCAAGGAAGAGGGCATCCCCGTCTACGCTCGCATTGACCCGATAATACCGTTCTACACCTGGGAAGACTTCGATGAGACGCTCGAAGCTCTGGATTTCGTTGACCACATAACCGTTTCAACCCTCAAGCTCAGGCCTGACTCAAAGAGGAGAATGTTTGCCAAGTTCCCGGAGCTAATGGAGAAGCTGTGGCCGCTCTATGAGCGGGGTGAGAGGATAGGGGGCTACCACTACCTCCCGAGGGAGGTGAGGTTCGGAATCCTCCGCGAGGCAGAGGGAAAGATACTGGAAAGGGGCATCACGTTTGGCTCGTGCCGGGAGGGCTACCGGTCGTATCCGAGCTGTGATGGCTCTCATCTTGTTCCCTTGTGA
- a CDS encoding triphosphoribosyl-dephospho-CoA synthase encodes MERWRIIRAFTLGPLLEAAVPKPGNVSRFRDFDDLTFYHFLFAETSVLGIYYEAVKTAELLRKGVLEPRDAGLGELIKRAVQNSRESQDANPNFGVIALSIPLIMGLTMGRNMLDARKKARLLIEESTVRDTMEFYRAIRIANPKGIPSGVKYDVYSDESFRELFQDGINLARLAEISCERELIFCEWIGEYELSYKTFGRLYELIKELPLEDAVVEAFLELLAEREDTLIMRKAGRGEAELVRKKAGEVLNGKLSPKEFDAFMREKGDLRNPGSLADIMAVSLSLLVLRGLKMEIRNGKVWGVIGRP; translated from the coding sequence ATGGAGCGGTGGAGGATAATCCGTGCCTTCACGCTGGGCCCGCTCCTTGAGGCGGCCGTTCCAAAGCCGGGCAACGTAAGCCGCTTCAGGGACTTCGACGACCTCACCTTCTACCACTTTCTCTTCGCGGAGACCTCGGTGCTGGGCATCTATTACGAGGCTGTGAAGACGGCTGAGCTTTTGAGAAAAGGTGTACTGGAACCCAGGGACGCAGGACTCGGGGAGCTGATAAAGCGCGCCGTTCAGAACTCGCGCGAGAGTCAGGACGCCAACCCGAATTTTGGTGTCATTGCCCTCTCGATTCCCCTCATAATGGGGCTGACAATGGGCCGCAACATGCTCGATGCAAGGAAAAAGGCGAGGCTTCTGATAGAGGAATCGACGGTCAGGGACACGATGGAGTTCTACCGGGCGATAAGGATAGCCAACCCCAAGGGAATTCCAAGCGGGGTCAAGTACGATGTTTACAGCGATGAGTCCTTCAGGGAGCTGTTTCAGGACGGGATTAACCTTGCCAGACTCGCCGAGATCAGCTGCGAGCGTGAGCTTATCTTCTGCGAGTGGATTGGGGAGTACGAGCTGAGCTACAAGACCTTTGGAAGGCTCTACGAGCTGATAAAGGAACTCCCGCTTGAGGACGCGGTTGTGGAGGCATTTCTTGAGCTCCTGGCTGAGAGGGAGGACACGCTCATAATGAGGAAGGCGGGAAGGGGGGAGGCAGAGCTCGTGAGGAAAAAAGCTGGGGAGGTTCTCAACGGAAAGCTCTCCCCAAAGGAGTTCGACGCCTTCATGCGGGAGAAAGGCGATCTAAGAAATCCTGGCAGTCTCGCTGATATAATGGCCGTCTCGCTGAGCCTGCTCGTTTTGAGGGGGCTCAAGATGGAAATCAGAAACGGAAAGGTGTGGGGGGTCATAGGACGACCTTGA
- a CDS encoding gamma-glutamyl-gamma-aminobutyrate hydrolase family protein — MKPLIGIIGQTDPSKNRLFLDRRHIERIAEAGGVPAVFNINCSPDEVLEHVDGILLIEGPDVHPYFYGEDPSSAIKYVDVERDEFEICLVKKAVEKGVPILGISRGMHVINVALGGTLYQDLNDIPKAIKHDWDINLVGPSQRVHGIRIKTSSKLYEILKDQLSIEGTNEVYLKVNSFHHQATKRVGEGIKPVAYAVDGLIEAIEGVEGFILGLQWQPEYLPEMRRVFEAFVRAAAEYRIKKMELEKTEIEAELREELTREQDESHHSSDTTGSPPGTSQT; from the coding sequence ATGAAGCCACTGATTGGTATAATCGGACAGACCGATCCCTCCAAGAACAGGCTTTTTCTGGACAGGCGGCATATTGAGAGGATAGCCGAAGCTGGAGGCGTTCCGGCGGTTTTTAACATCAACTGCTCGCCCGACGAGGTTCTTGAGCACGTGGACGGGATACTCCTCATAGAGGGGCCCGACGTTCATCCCTACTTCTACGGGGAAGACCCCTCAAGCGCCATAAAATACGTCGATGTGGAGAGGGACGAGTTTGAGATATGCCTCGTCAAGAAGGCTGTCGAGAAGGGAGTTCCTATATTGGGAATCTCACGCGGGATGCACGTGATAAACGTTGCCCTCGGTGGAACGCTCTATCAGGACCTAAACGACATCCCCAAGGCAATAAAGCACGACTGGGACATAAACCTTGTGGGGCCAAGTCAGAGGGTTCACGGCATCAGGATAAAGACCAGCTCAAAGCTTTATGAGATACTCAAGGATCAGCTGAGCATCGAGGGCACAAACGAGGTGTACCTGAAGGTCAACAGCTTCCACCACCAGGCAACGAAGAGGGTCGGAGAAGGAATAAAACCCGTTGCCTATGCCGTGGACGGGCTTATCGAGGCCATCGAGGGGGTTGAAGGGTTCATACTCGGCCTCCAGTGGCAGCCAGAATACCTGCCGGAGATGAGGAGGGTCTTTGAAGCGTTCGTGCGCGCCGCCGCCGAGTACCGCATCAAAAAGATGGAGCTGGAAAAGACCGAGATAGAGGCCGAACTCAGGGAGGAGCTCACAAGGGAACAAGATGAGAGCCATCACAGCTCGGATACGACCGGTAGCCCTCCCGGCACGAGCCAAACGTGA
- a CDS encoding PLP-dependent aminotransferase family protein, whose product MEEKLMRKLSSGSLDFEAYFSDKAQGMKASEIRELLKLVEAGNVISLAGGLPAPETFPVEIIKEITAEVITHHADKALQYGTTKGFTPLRLALADWMEKRYGIPTSKVEIMMVAGSQQALDLIGRVFINPGDIVVVEGPTYLAALNAFKYYDPEFLSIPMDDDGMIVDILEEKLRKLSAEGKKVKFVYTVSTFQNPAGVTMSLERRKRLIELAREYDFLIVEDSPYSELRYSGEPIPPIKHFDDEGRVLYLGTFSKIFAPGFRLGWIAAHPHFIRKIEIAKQAVDLCANPFGQVIAWKYVADGHLDRHIPKVIEFYRPRRDAMLEALEEYMPEGVKWTKPDGGMFIWVTLPEGIDTKLMAEKAIRKGVAYVPGEAFFAHRDVKNTMRLNFTYVPEDKIRDGVKRLAEVIEEEMKALKG is encoded by the coding sequence GTGGAGGAGAAACTTATGCGCAAGCTGAGTTCAGGGTCACTGGATTTTGAGGCGTACTTCTCGGACAAAGCTCAGGGTATGAAGGCCTCGGAGATTAGGGAGCTTCTCAAGCTCGTCGAGGCAGGCAACGTCATATCCCTCGCTGGGGGCCTTCCCGCTCCCGAGACGTTTCCCGTCGAGATCATCAAGGAGATAACCGCGGAGGTTATAACCCACCACGCGGATAAGGCCCTCCAGTACGGAACCACCAAAGGATTCACCCCGCTCCGCCTCGCGCTGGCGGACTGGATGGAGAAGCGCTACGGCATCCCGACCAGCAAGGTCGAGATAATGATGGTAGCAGGTTCACAGCAGGCCCTCGACCTCATCGGCAGGGTCTTCATAAACCCCGGTGACATAGTCGTCGTTGAGGGACCCACCTACCTCGCGGCTCTCAACGCCTTCAAGTACTACGACCCGGAGTTCCTCAGCATACCGATGGACGACGATGGTATGATCGTTGACATACTCGAAGAGAAGCTCAGGAAGCTCAGCGCCGAAGGAAAGAAGGTCAAGTTCGTCTACACCGTCTCCACATTCCAGAATCCAGCGGGAGTCACGATGAGCCTCGAAAGAAGGAAGAGGCTTATAGAACTCGCCAGGGAGTACGACTTCCTCATCGTCGAGGACAGCCCGTACAGCGAGCTCCGCTACTCCGGCGAGCCAATACCGCCGATCAAGCACTTCGACGACGAGGGAAGGGTTCTGTACCTCGGAACATTCTCAAAGATATTTGCCCCTGGATTCAGGCTGGGATGGATAGCCGCTCACCCGCACTTCATCAGGAAGATAGAGATAGCCAAGCAGGCCGTTGACCTCTGTGCGAACCCCTTCGGGCAGGTTATCGCCTGGAAGTACGTCGCCGACGGCCACCTGGACAGGCACATTCCAAAGGTCATAGAGTTCTACAGGCCGAGAAGGGACGCGATGCTTGAGGCCCTGGAAGAGTATATGCCAGAGGGAGTCAAGTGGACGAAGCCCGACGGAGGAATGTTCATCTGGGTTACCCTGCCGGAGGGCATAGACACCAAGCTCATGGCGGAGAAGGCCATAAGAAAGGGGGTCGCCTACGTCCCCGGTGAGGCGTTCTTTGCTCACCGCGACGTGAAGAACACGATGCGCCTCAACTTCACCTACGTGCCAGAGGACAAGATACGTGACGGTGTTAAGAGGCTCGCAGAGGTCATAGAGGAAGAAATGAAGGCCCTCAAGGGCTGA